One genomic region from Vitis riparia cultivar Riparia Gloire de Montpellier isolate 1030 chromosome 17, EGFV_Vit.rip_1.0, whole genome shotgun sequence encodes:
- the LOC117934456 gene encoding diphthine methyltransferase homolog has protein sequence MDVAHCYLEGNADAVEFCPHDSYHHVLAASTYTLQEGDQPSRSGSVSLFNVDAEFGRLELGHRVDTAGIFDIKWSPAGSTVVPSLAQADADGYLRLYGLESGSRGAEALGGSLTEINAEKISSSMCLFLDWNPSATCISVGLSDGSISIISLRESQLDICQEWKAHEFELWSTSFDIHQPQLVYTGSDDCKFSCWDLRDSPSKLAFQNSKVHKMGVCCIAKSPSDPNLVLTGSYDEHLRLWDVRSIIKPVNETSICLGGGVWRIKHHPSVPGLVLAACMHNGFAVVKTKGEEPEVIETYSKHESLAYGADWQRGDLCRKGQNNGGSVVATCSFYDRLLRIWTTESNLVA, from the exons ATGGATGTGGCGCATTGCTACCTGGAAGGCAACGCCGATGCGGTGGAGTTTTGCCCACACGACTCCTACCACCATGTTTTAGCGGCTTCAACGTATACGCTGCAAGAGGGTGATCAGCCTAGTAGATCAGGAAGCGTTTCACTGTTCAATGTTGATGCTGAGTTCGGGCGTCTTGAATTGGGTCATCGCGTGGACACGGCTGGGATTTTTGATATAAAGTGGAGCCCAGCTGGAAGCACTGTTGTTCCTTCGTTAGCTCAAGCTGATGCTGATGGGTACTTGAGACTCTATGGTTTGGAAAGCGGTTCAAGGGGAGCCGAAGCTCTGG GGGGTTCTTTGACAGAAATCAATGCTGAAAAAATAAGTTCTTCCATGTGCCTTTTCCTGGACTGGAATCCCTCGGCAACATGCATCTCTGTGGGCCTCTCAGATGGTTCTATCTCAATAATTTCCCTGAGAGAGTCCCAATTAGATATATGTCAAGAATGGAAAGCacatgaatttgagctttgGTCAACTTCCTTTGATATCCATCAGCCACAACTGGTGTACACAGGCTCTGATGACTGTAAATTCAGCTGTTGGGATTTGCGGGATAGTCCTTCAAAGTTGGCATTTCAGAATTCCAAGGTCCATAAGATGGGTGTTTGTTGCATTGCAAAGAGCCCCAGTGACCCTAATTTAGTTCTCACTGGCAGCTATGATGAGCACCTGAGACTATGGGATGTGAGATCAATAATCAAGCCTGTTAATGAAACTTCAATTTGTCTAGGGGGAGGAGTCTGGAGAATCAAGCACCATCCCTCAGTACCAGGTCTGGTCCTGGCAGCTTGTATGCACAATGGGTTTGCAGTTGTCAAGACCAAAGGTGAGGAACCTGAAGTTATTGAAACTTATAGTAAGCATGAATCACTTGCATATGGAGCAGATTGGCAGAGAGGGGACTTGTGTCGGAAAGGCCAAAACAATGGTGGTTCTGTGGTGGCCACATGCTCTTTCTATGACCGTCTTCTGCGGATATGGACGACAGAGAGTAATCTTGTTGCATGA